Proteins from a single region of Esox lucius isolate fEsoLuc1 chromosome 13, fEsoLuc1.pri, whole genome shotgun sequence:
- the ptger4a gene encoding prostaglandin E receptor 4 (subtype EP4) a, translating to MSNNTVTGRTMVPTIPSIMFIFGVVGNVVAVVVLCKSRKEQKETTFYTLVCGLAITDLLGTLLASPVTIATYVKGSWPGGDPLCQYFGFILLFFSLSGLSIICAMSVERYLAINHAYFYNDYVDQRLAGWTLLGIYISNALFCALPSMGLGQVKKQYPQTWCFIEWRSNVSTDAAFSYMYAGFSSILILATVICNVLVCGALIRMHRRFIRRMSFGTDPERNADPRRILSFGHLAGAEIQMVIVLICTSGVVLICSIPLVVQVFLNQLYKTPVELRLEKNPDLRSIRFASFNPILDPWIYILLRKTVLLKIIEQIKCLFCKIGARRQQREGGQNCHCMDGNQLPSIISSRESPSLVSRELRSEVSSTSQTFLYLPEGCEPYKGSCHHTGEQIEFPISSVQEPRSSCSSEQSCAEDRSSEGTNVTRGISGVVEKTTKSCVKDQVLHVSIRNETVQEKCI from the exons ATGAGTAATAATACTGTGACCGGGAGGACCATGGTCCCAACTATACCTTCCATCATGTTTATCTTCGGAGTAGTGGGGAATGTCGTCGCTGTAGTGGTACTCTGCAAATCCAGGAAAGAGCAAAAGGAGACCACGTTCTACACGCTTGTTTGCGGTCTGGCGATTACGGACCTTTTGGGGACCCTCCTAGCCAGTCCCGTCACCATCGCCACTTATGTCAAAGGATCGTGGCCAGGCGGGGACCCACTGTGCCAGTATTTCGGATTTATTCTCCTCTTCTTCTCACTTTCGGGGCTCAGCATCATATGCGCGATGTCGGTAGAGAGATACTTGGCGATAAACCATGCGTATTTCTACAATGACTACGTGGATCAGAGGCTGGCGGGCTGGACGCTTCTGGGTATTTACATCTCCAACGCACTTTTTTGTGCTCTACCTAGTATGGGTCTAGGACAAGTAAAAAAGCAGTACCCACAAACCTGGTGCTTCATAGAGTGGCGGAGCAACGTCAGTACTGATGCCGCCTTTTCGTACATGTATGCCGGCTTCAGTTCGATTCTAATTCTGGCCACAGTGATTTGTAACGTTCTGGTATGCGGGGCTTTGATCCGGATGCACAGACGGTTTATTCGGAGGATGTCGTTTGGGACTGACCCAGAGAGAAACGCAGACCCGAGAAGAATACTCAGCTTCGGCCATCTCGCCGGCGCGGAGATCCAGATGGTAATTGTCCTAATCTGCACCTCAGGGGTGGTGCTGATCTGCTCCATTCCACTTGTt GTGCAGGTGTTTCTGAACCAGCTGTATAAGACCCCAGTGGAGCTGAGACTCGAAAAGAACCCAGATCTTAGATCAATACGCTTCGCCTCCTTCAACCCCATCCTGGACCCGTGGATTTACATCCTTCTGCGCAAAACTGTGCTTCTCAAGATCATTGAGCAGATCAAGTGTTTGTTTTGTAAGATAGGAGCACGGAGGCAGCAGAGAGAAGGAGGGCAGAACTGCCACTGCATGGATGGAAACCAGCTCCCCTCAATCATCTCCTCTCGGGAGTCACCCTCCCTAGTGTCTCGGGAGCTGAGGAGTGAGGTGTCCAGCACCTCTCAGACATTCCTCTACCTGCCTGAAGGATGTGAGCCATACAAAGGTAGCTGTCATCACACTGGAGAGCAGATTGAGTTCCCCATTTCCTCTGTCCAAGAACCTCGAAGTTCCTGTTCTTCAGAGCAGAGTTGTGCAGAGGACAGGAGCAGTGAGGGTACAAATGTAACAAGGGGCATTTCTGGTGTAGTAGAAAAGACCACAAAGTCATGTGTGAAAGACCAAGTGCTTCATGTGTCGATAAGAAACGAGACAGtacaagaaaaatgtatataa